Proteins found in one Nostoc sp. NIES-3756 genomic segment:
- a CDS encoding S8 family peptidase, protein MQHEKLAPGLLLAYQDFQNEEETALTQRRQLLGILPPKSILKPTKSIVFIYCNADADLSHLSQYGVELNQNYGSVRTAFLPLENLPVLSEETAIHRIKPSRQLHLRMDVAPKVVQLSEFQNRTGLTGKGVIIGIIDTGIDAKHPAFSDRILRLWDQTLPGPGVNEGRYGAEFQAAQLTISQDTQGHGTHVAGIAAGADGTYRGVAPEAELIIVKSDLQDAHIADGIHYIFRVAGELGKPAVVNISLGSHGDAHDGSDSLSKIIDAESGPGRIVCCAAGNEGNYNIHGQANIPSGRSRGMRFHVPLNQIGIVWLNAWYSSTGQLEVSVRSPNGFVSPYQKIITDGNPSQSYNLPDSQVEIVTSVPDPANGDYNIFVQIRGQGRSPVQGGVWQLRLRNTSAADTKLDVWALDDNCSVIFTGKSVKDAVKIGSPGCASSAVTVAAYTTKAKYDDMDGQVQEMGLELNTISDFSSEGPLRNNAQKPDIAAPGAMIVSALSSYANSDRSMTINPQFVAMSGTSMAAPFVSGLIALLLQRNPHLNPRTIKDLLRKSSAIPGKPAGTFDPKWGYGLINTANLVE, encoded by the coding sequence ATGCAACATGAAAAGCTTGCTCCTGGGTTGTTGTTGGCTTATCAAGACTTTCAAAATGAAGAAGAAACTGCTTTAACTCAACGTAGACAATTACTAGGTATACTTCCACCTAAGAGTATTCTTAAACCTACTAAAAGTATTGTATTTATTTACTGTAATGCTGACGCTGACTTAAGTCATCTTTCACAGTACGGTGTTGAACTTAATCAAAATTACGGCAGTGTCAGGACGGCTTTTTTACCCCTAGAAAATCTTCCAGTCTTATCAGAAGAAACAGCCATTCACCGAATTAAGCCATCACGCCAACTTCATCTACGAATGGATGTTGCACCTAAAGTTGTGCAATTGTCAGAATTTCAAAACAGAACGGGACTGACAGGTAAAGGTGTGATTATTGGCATTATTGATACAGGAATTGATGCCAAGCACCCAGCTTTTAGCGATCGCATTTTACGTCTTTGGGATCAAACTTTACCAGGGCCGGGTGTAAATGAAGGACGCTACGGTGCAGAGTTTCAAGCAGCACAACTCACTATCTCTCAAGATACCCAAGGTCATGGTACTCATGTTGCCGGAATTGCGGCTGGTGCAGATGGGACATATAGGGGTGTAGCACCAGAAGCAGAATTAATCATTGTCAAATCAGATTTACAAGACGCTCACATTGCCGATGGTATCCACTACATTTTTCGGGTAGCTGGGGAGTTGGGAAAACCAGCCGTAGTTAATATCAGCTTGGGTAGTCACGGTGATGCCCATGATGGTAGTGATTCTCTATCCAAAATTATTGATGCAGAATCTGGCCCAGGTAGAATTGTTTGCTGTGCTGCGGGTAATGAGGGCAACTACAATATTCACGGTCAAGCAAATATCCCAAGTGGACGCAGCCGGGGAATGCGCTTTCATGTTCCCTTAAATCAAATCGGTATCGTCTGGTTAAATGCTTGGTATAGCAGTACTGGTCAATTAGAAGTATCGGTAAGGAGTCCCAACGGTTTTGTAAGTCCATACCAAAAAATCATTACTGATGGCAATCCTAGCCAAAGTTACAATTTACCAGATTCTCAAGTGGAAATTGTCACTTCAGTCCCAGACCCAGCCAACGGTGATTATAATATCTTCGTACAGATTCGCGGTCAGGGTAGGTCGCCAGTACAAGGTGGTGTGTGGCAACTGCGGTTACGCAATACATCCGCAGCTGATACTAAATTGGATGTATGGGCGCTGGATGATAACTGTTCAGTGATTTTTACAGGTAAAAGTGTCAAGGATGCCGTTAAAATTGGCTCTCCTGGGTGTGCTAGTAGTGCGGTGACGGTTGCTGCTTACACCACCAAAGCCAAGTATGACGATATGGATGGTCAGGTTCAAGAAATGGGGCTAGAGTTAAATACCATCTCCGATTTTAGTAGTGAAGGGCCTTTACGAAACAATGCCCAAAAACCAGATATAGCTGCCCCAGGAGCGATGATTGTCTCTGCCCTTTCTAGTTATGCTAATAGCGATCGCTCAATGACGATTAATCCTCAGTTTGTCGCTATGTCTGGTACGAGTATGGCTGCACCCTTTGTCAGTGGCTTAATTGCCCTACTCCTGCAACGCAACCCACACCTAAACCCACGTACAATTAAAGACTTACTCCGCAAAAGTAGTGCTATCCCTGGTAAACCTGCTGGTACATTTGATCCTAAATGGGGATATGGGCTAATTAATACGGCGAATTTAGTAGAGTGA
- a CDS encoding SRPBCC family protein, giving the protein MTKQYNTEEDLELNPDLDGELVAIADNLPSIEVQIEKIADRQRQITAKVQIPQPVEQVWKVLTNYEALADFIPNLAKSRLLEHPQGRIRLEQVGSQRLLNFNFCARVVLDLEEYFPKEISFQMVEGDFKGFSGSWCLQPYTLGNSNGTELCYTIQVWPKLTMPITIIERRLSKDLRSNLLAIYQRVEHLANQHL; this is encoded by the coding sequence GTGACTAAACAATACAACACGGAAGAAGACTTGGAACTTAACCCCGATTTAGATGGTGAATTAGTTGCAATTGCAGATAATTTACCATCTATAGAAGTCCAAATTGAGAAAATCGCCGACCGCCAACGGCAAATTACAGCTAAAGTGCAAATTCCCCAGCCAGTAGAGCAAGTCTGGAAGGTGTTGACAAATTATGAAGCTTTGGCTGACTTTATCCCCAACCTTGCTAAAAGTCGTCTTCTAGAGCATCCCCAAGGCCGTATTCGACTTGAACAAGTTGGTTCTCAGCGTCTACTCAATTTCAACTTTTGCGCCCGTGTGGTTTTGGATTTGGAAGAGTACTTCCCCAAAGAAATAAGTTTCCAAATGGTAGAGGGTGATTTTAAAGGCTTTTCTGGCAGTTGGTGTTTACAGCCGTATACGCTTGGTAATTCAAATGGCACTGAACTCTGCTACACAATCCAAGTTTGGCCTAAGCTGACTATGCCCATCACAATTATTGAGCGTCGTCTAAGCAAGGATCTTAGGTCTAATCTACTGGCAATTTACCAAAGAGTAGAACATTTAGCTAACCAGCATCTCTGA
- a CDS encoding DnaJ C-terminal domain-containing protein, translated as MAATDFKDYYAILGVSKTATPEEIKQAFRKLARKYHPDVNPGNKQAEASFKEVNEAYEVLSDADKRKKYDQYGQYWRQVGEGFPGGGVGVDMGGVDFSQYGNFDEFINELLGRFGGGAPRGGRQSYSYRTSGSRPSGGFGVFNDFGFQDVGAAATNQDSEASITLNFAEAFAGVQKRFNLGNETIDVRIPAGAKPGTRLRVRGKGQFNPMTQQRGDLYLKVELQPHSFFQMEGDNLVCEVPITPDEAALGASIDVPTPDGSVNVKLPAGVRSGQSLRLRGKGWPIAKGGRGDQLVKVAIVPPKEMSQQEREYYEKIRAIRSYNPRSHLQQVKL; from the coding sequence ATGGCTGCAACAGACTTCAAAGACTATTACGCAATTTTAGGAGTTAGTAAGACTGCCACTCCGGAGGAAATTAAACAAGCCTTTCGTAAGTTAGCCCGCAAATATCATCCTGATGTCAATCCAGGTAACAAGCAGGCGGAAGCAAGTTTTAAAGAAGTGAACGAAGCTTACGAAGTTTTATCAGATGCCGACAAACGCAAGAAATATGACCAATATGGGCAATATTGGCGACAAGTAGGCGAAGGCTTCCCTGGAGGTGGCGTTGGTGTCGATATGGGCGGCGTTGACTTTAGCCAGTACGGTAACTTTGATGAGTTCATAAATGAGTTGCTGGGACGCTTTGGTGGCGGTGCGCCTCGTGGTGGGCGGCAAAGTTACTCTTACCGCACCTCTGGCAGTAGACCAAGCGGCGGTTTTGGGGTATTTAATGACTTTGGTTTTCAAGATGTCGGGGCAGCAGCCACTAACCAAGACAGCGAAGCTTCTATTACCCTAAATTTTGCTGAAGCTTTTGCAGGTGTACAAAAGCGTTTTAATCTAGGCAATGAAACTATTGATGTGCGGATTCCGGCTGGTGCAAAACCCGGTACTCGCCTAAGAGTTCGGGGGAAAGGTCAATTTAATCCCATGACTCAACAACGGGGCGATTTATATTTAAAAGTGGAATTACAGCCGCACTCATTCTTCCAAATGGAAGGCGATAACTTAGTTTGCGAAGTTCCTATTACCCCAGATGAAGCCGCTTTGGGGGCTTCAATTGATGTACCTACACCCGATGGTTCAGTGAACGTTAAACTACCTGCGGGAGTGCGTTCTGGTCAGTCTCTCCGTTTACGGGGTAAAGGCTGGCCTATTGCCAAAGGTGGACGGGGTGATCAGTTGGTGAAGGTGGCTATCGTTCCACCCAAAGAGATGAGCCAACAAGAGCGAGAATATTATGAAAAAATTCGGGCTATTCGTAGTTACAATCCCCGCAGTCATTTACAGCAAGTCAAGTTGTAA
- a CDS encoding DUF4870 domain-containing protein, translated as MDSFEQRKLLSALSHGAIFFSSTIVSIGIPIAILLLNEDPVVKENARESLNFHINLYIYGIISALLVLVGIGILLLIALGIISFVLPIIAIIKVVNEPDLPYRYPFIFRLV; from the coding sequence ATGGACAGCTTTGAGCAACGTAAGTTATTATCCGCTCTCAGTCATGGAGCCATATTTTTCAGTTCTACGATAGTCTCTATCGGCATACCCATTGCCATTTTGTTACTCAATGAAGACCCCGTAGTCAAAGAGAATGCCAGAGAATCACTTAACTTTCACATAAATCTTTACATATACGGCATTATTTCTGCACTACTAGTTTTGGTTGGCATTGGTATTTTGTTACTCATCGCTTTAGGAATAATCAGTTTTGTCTTGCCCATCATTGCCATTATCAAAGTCGTCAATGAGCCGGATTTGCCCTATCGCTATCCATTTATTTTCCGCTTAGTTTAA
- a CDS encoding GAF domain-containing sensor histidine kinase, whose product MKKRLLLPPKYPDGQERQPYPVKLMQHQETSHELAQKINHIVATYPATAAMLEEIAHLVGVATDADCCCLVTVTDEESTQTTTANWCSDEFLGMPLPDQMFSAERFLMELPVLQCAVEPRNIDEISIIRNSLAIGCQHLPLPIKAVLAIPTRFGGKNNGVIALIKFEAHDWHESEKHILKAVETSCAIAFSQVQQAQLISFQQQYLQKNNQHQSLIKQLTILSRSNLELTQMLQLAIASTAECLQADRGLLILLKYTDPLFRTPVKKQVPQAKADVVSEWRRDNISHAEFISSSFSLSDCGLCQKVFLDAGKPVIINDYADLQDSTSVAPLFAITELPAVLLMPLENQGKILGFLVLQQAVARNWQQAELNLVEMVCAQVSNAIIQSKTLRQVQTLVDDRTAKLQSSLELQSRLHEKMRQHVDQLRELNQLKDEFMSNISDRLRYPLTNMMMSIKNLRLPGIPPERQVKYLEILENECAKEINLINDLLTLQKLESEQEPPQVENIDLNARIKNLSTSLTKKFADKGLSIKLDITKEPLKLQTELESFDRILQELLNNAYTYSERDTIIHLHASHQVDQLVDQVMIKVTNIGRGISEEEATYIFDRFRRGRGGRWTPGTGLGLALVKSLVQHLNGAIAVESNPIPDSQLSEICFTLTLPQFSDESTPYSDSD is encoded by the coding sequence ATGAAAAAGCGTTTATTATTGCCGCCAAAGTACCCCGATGGACAAGAGCGACAACCCTACCCAGTCAAACTGATGCAACATCAGGAAACATCCCACGAGTTAGCACAAAAGATTAACCACATCGTTGCCACTTATCCAGCAACGGCGGCGATGCTGGAAGAAATTGCCCATTTAGTGGGGGTTGCCACAGATGCAGATTGTTGCTGTTTGGTTACAGTAACTGATGAGGAATCAACCCAAACAACAACAGCTAACTGGTGTTCTGACGAATTTTTAGGAATGCCTCTTCCTGATCAGATGTTCTCGGCAGAACGATTTCTGATGGAATTACCAGTTTTGCAATGCGCGGTAGAACCACGTAATATCGATGAGATTTCTATCATCCGTAATAGTCTGGCGATTGGATGTCAACACTTGCCATTACCAATCAAGGCAGTTTTGGCAATTCCTACGCGCTTTGGTGGCAAAAACAATGGCGTAATTGCTTTGATTAAATTTGAGGCTCATGATTGGCATGAGTCAGAAAAACATATTCTCAAGGCAGTTGAAACATCCTGTGCGATCGCTTTCTCTCAAGTACAGCAAGCACAGTTAATTTCCTTTCAGCAGCAATACCTGCAAAAGAATAATCAACATCAAAGCTTAATTAAACAATTAACTATATTAAGTCGTAGCAACTTGGAGTTAACTCAAATGCTCCAACTAGCCATAGCATCTACTGCTGAGTGTTTACAAGCAGATCGCGGTTTGCTGATTCTGCTGAAATATACAGATCCATTATTTAGAACTCCTGTTAAAAAGCAAGTTCCCCAGGCCAAAGCTGATGTAGTCAGTGAATGGCGCAGGGATAATATCAGTCACGCAGAATTTATCTCTAGTTCGTTTTCCTTGTCTGACTGTGGGTTATGTCAAAAGGTATTCCTAGATGCGGGTAAACCAGTCATTATCAATGACTACGCAGACCTACAGGATAGTACCAGTGTTGCTCCATTGTTTGCCATTACAGAACTGCCAGCCGTACTGTTAATGCCTTTGGAAAACCAAGGTAAAATATTAGGCTTTTTAGTTTTACAGCAGGCTGTGGCGCGTAATTGGCAACAAGCCGAGTTAAATTTGGTGGAAATGGTTTGCGCTCAAGTGAGCAATGCCATTATTCAATCAAAAACCCTGCGCCAAGTCCAGACCTTAGTAGACGATCGCACAGCGAAACTCCAAAGTAGTTTGGAGTTGCAATCAAGACTGCACGAAAAAATGCGGCAACATGTAGACCAACTACGTGAACTCAATCAGCTCAAAGACGAATTTATGAGCAACATCAGCGATCGCTTGCGCTATCCCCTGACGAATATGATGATGTCCATCAAAAACTTGCGTCTACCAGGAATCCCGCCAGAACGTCAGGTGAAATATTTAGAAATTCTGGAAAATGAATGTGCCAAGGAAATCAACTTAATCAATGACTTGCTGACTCTGCAAAAGTTAGAGTCTGAGCAAGAACCGCCACAAGTAGAGAATATCGACCTCAACGCCAGAATTAAAAACTTAAGTACTTCTTTGACCAAAAAATTTGCAGATAAGGGACTAAGTATTAAGTTAGACATAACAAAAGAGCCTTTAAAACTGCAAACAGAATTAGAAAGTTTTGACCGCATCCTCCAAGAATTATTGAATAACGCCTATACATACTCAGAGCGTGATACCATCATTCACTTACACGCAAGCCATCAAGTTGATCAGCTTGTTGATCAAGTTATGATTAAAGTGACAAATATAGGGCGTGGCATCTCCGAAGAAGAGGCGACCTATATATTTGATAGGTTCCGTCGCGGTAGAGGAGGTCGCTGGACTCCTGGGACTGGCTTAGGACTAGCTTTGGTTAAGTCCTTAGTGCAGCACCTAAATGGGGCGATCGCGGTTGAGAGTAACCCTATTCCCGATTCTCAACTCAGTGAAATTTGCTTTACCCTGACCCTGCCCCAGTTTTCTGACGAAAGCACACCATATTCTGACAGTGACTAA
- a CDS encoding AAA family ATPase, with translation MTKLMLLIGLPGSGKSTLAKQLITECPQMQLVSTDAIRGQLFGSEAVQGSWLLIWQEIERQLQQSMMADRAVLFDATNAQRQHRRELINLARNLGFTHITGIWLRTPVWLCLARNKKRQRQVPEDVILRMHRQLRNAPPTVEEGLDCIVEYRG, from the coding sequence ATGACGAAGCTAATGTTGCTAATCGGTCTTCCTGGTAGTGGCAAGTCAACTTTAGCAAAACAATTAATTACAGAATGCCCCCAGATGCAGCTGGTTTCCACAGATGCCATCAGGGGGCAATTATTTGGTTCAGAAGCTGTTCAAGGCTCATGGCTACTAATTTGGCAAGAAATAGAAAGACAATTGCAGCAAAGTATGATGGCTGATAGAGCAGTTCTTTTTGATGCTACTAACGCCCAACGCCAGCACCGCCGTGAACTCATCAATCTAGCCCGTAACTTAGGCTTTACCCACATCACAGGGATTTGGCTCAGAACACCCGTCTGGTTGTGCCTAGCACGCAACAAAAAACGCCAGCGCCAAGTTCCCGAAGACGTAATCTTACGAATGCACCGCCAACTGCGCAACGCACCCCCAACCGTAGAAGAGGGGTTAGATTGCATAGTTGAATACAGGGGATGA
- a CDS encoding glucose-1-phosphate adenylyltransferase: MKKVLSIILGGGAGTRLYPLTKLRAKPAVPVAGKYRLIDIPVSNCINSEIFKIYVLTQFNSASLNRHIARTYNFSGFSEGFVEVLAAQQTPENPNWFQGTADAVRQYIWMLQEWDIDDVLILSGDHLYRMDYRLFIQRHRETNADITLSVIPIDDRRASDFGLMKIDNSGRVIDFSEKPKGEALAQMRVDTTILGLTPEQAASQPYIASMGIYVFKKDVLFKLLKEAVERTDFGKEIIPDAAKDHNVQAYLFDGYWEDIGTIEAFYNANLALTQQPLPPFSFYDEEAPIYTRARYLPPTKLLDCQVTESIIGEGCILKNCRIQHSVLGVRSRIESGCIIEESLLMGADFYQASVERQGGIDKGEIPVGIGPDTIIRRAIIDKNARIGHDVKIINKDNVQEADRESQGFYIRSGIVVVLKNAVIPDGTII; this comes from the coding sequence GTGAAAAAAGTATTATCAATTATTCTTGGTGGTGGTGCGGGTACTCGCCTTTACCCACTAACTAAACTCCGTGCTAAACCCGCAGTACCAGTCGCAGGGAAGTACCGTCTAATAGATATCCCTGTCAGTAACTGCATCAACTCGGAAATTTTTAAAATCTACGTTTTAACACAGTTTAACTCAGCTTCTCTCAATCGCCACATTGCCCGTACTTATAATTTCAGTGGCTTTAGTGAGGGGTTTGTAGAAGTGCTGGCCGCCCAGCAAACACCAGAAAACCCTAACTGGTTCCAAGGTACAGCCGATGCGGTGCGTCAGTACATATGGATGCTACAAGAATGGGATATAGATGACGTTTTAATCCTGTCGGGGGATCACCTCTACCGCATGGATTATCGTTTATTTATCCAGCGCCATCGTGAAACTAATGCGGATATCACACTTTCCGTGATTCCCATCGACGATCGCCGGGCTTCAGATTTTGGTTTAATGAAAATCGATAACTCAGGAAGAGTAATTGATTTCAGCGAAAAACCCAAAGGCGAAGCTTTAGCCCAAATGCGTGTAGATACCACCATTTTAGGGTTAACTCCAGAACAGGCGGCCTCACAACCGTATATCGCCTCAATGGGGATTTACGTCTTTAAAAAAGATGTTTTGTTCAAACTTTTGAAAGAAGCTGTAGAACGTACAGATTTCGGCAAAGAAATTATTCCAGATGCCGCAAAAGATCATAACGTTCAAGCTTATTTGTTTGATGGCTACTGGGAAGATATTGGGACAATCGAAGCTTTTTACAACGCCAACTTAGCTTTAACTCAGCAGCCCTTACCACCCTTTAGCTTCTACGATGAAGAAGCACCAATTTATACCCGCGCTCGTTACTTACCACCGACAAAACTCTTAGATTGCCAAGTCACAGAATCAATTATTGGCGAAGGCTGTATTCTCAAAAATTGTCGCATTCAACACTCCGTATTGGGAGTGCGATCGCGGATTGAATCAGGCTGTATCATAGAAGAATCCCTACTCATGGGTGCTGACTTCTACCAAGCTTCAGTAGAACGTCAGGGCGGTATAGATAAAGGAGAAATCCCCGTAGGCATCGGCCCAGACACAATCATCCGCCGGGCGATTATAGATAAAAATGCTCGTATCGGTCACGATGTCAAGATTATCAACAAAGATAACGTGCAAGAAGCCGACCGCGAAAGCCAAGGATTTTATATCCGTAGTGGCATTGTTGTAGTCCTCAAAAATGCCGTCATCCCCGATGGAACAATTATTTAG
- a CDS encoding HNH endonuclease — protein MPVLEQSVVVFSQNYLPLCQVNIKRAIVLLLTNKAEPLVGYIGNGWRVHSPSLILDVPKHIRLKIASIERTWKVPPVNRREILRRDHHNCQYCGSKKRLTLDHVIPRSRGGSHSWDNVVAACERCNSRKGDRTPAEAGMQLRTKPKAPIHPTLAFGLNQGAQFWKDVQANLE, from the coding sequence ATGCCAGTGTTAGAGCAATCTGTGGTGGTATTTTCGCAAAATTACTTACCACTATGTCAAGTCAATATCAAACGAGCAATTGTGCTGTTACTAACAAATAAGGCTGAACCATTAGTAGGTTATATAGGAAATGGGTGGCGAGTTCATTCACCCAGCTTGATTCTTGATGTACCCAAGCATATTCGCTTGAAGATAGCTTCGATTGAGAGGACATGGAAGGTTCCGCCTGTGAATCGGCGGGAAATTTTGCGACGAGATCATCACAATTGTCAATATTGCGGTAGCAAGAAGCGGCTGACTTTAGATCACGTAATTCCCCGTTCTAGGGGTGGTTCCCACAGTTGGGACAACGTGGTTGCAGCTTGTGAGAGATGTAACTCGCGTAAGGGAGACAGAACCCCAGCAGAGGCTGGTATGCAGTTACGTACTAAGCCAAAAGCACCAATTCACCCAACTCTAGCTTTTGGATTGAATCAAGGCGCTCAGTTTTGGAAAGATGTGCAAGCAAACCTGGAATAA
- the argJ gene encoding bifunctional glutamate N-acetyltransferase/amino-acid acetyltransferase ArgJ: MSLTASSTPQGFSTFITNLGIRDATEDFVFLQSTVPCVADGVFTQSLFAGPSVTISRQNLQDGQAQGVIVISKNANVANGAVGVADAQEIIQLVAQETGIAPENLAIASTGVIGRRYPIEKIRAGLVGMGKKLTPADFDLAARGIMTTDTVAKIATRQVGNAKVVGIAKGVGMIEPNMATMLAFFFTDAAIPANTLRKIFRSTVDQTFNCLSIDSDTSTSDSAVILANGLAGEVPEAEFATALQEIAQDLVLKIARDGEGATKVIEVTVDSAANYTQAKRVAKAIVNSPLVKTAVYGADPNWGRVAMAIGKCEDERDINQDEVVIRFDDVQVYPNTFQADDLEKLKQIMSKEKVDIHVSLNIGEAVATVWGCDLTEGYVEINGKYST; encoded by the coding sequence ATGTCACTAACTGCATCTTCCACGCCTCAAGGGTTTAGTACATTTATTACCAATTTAGGTATCCGCGATGCTACTGAGGATTTTGTCTTTTTACAATCAACAGTACCTTGTGTTGCTGATGGGGTATTTACGCAAAGCTTGTTTGCTGGCCCTAGCGTCACTATAAGTCGCCAAAATTTACAAGATGGTCAAGCGCAAGGTGTGATTGTGATTTCCAAAAATGCCAACGTTGCCAATGGTGCTGTTGGTGTTGCTGATGCCCAGGAGATTATACAACTTGTGGCACAGGAAACTGGGATTGCTCCTGAAAATTTGGCGATCGCATCAACTGGAGTCATCGGCAGACGTTACCCAATAGAAAAAATCCGCGCTGGCTTGGTAGGTATGGGAAAAAAACTGACACCTGCTGATTTCGACTTAGCTGCACGCGGTATCATGACCACCGATACCGTAGCTAAAATCGCTACCCGACAAGTTGGGAATGCCAAGGTGGTGGGTATTGCTAAAGGTGTCGGCATGATTGAGCCGAATATGGCGACAATGTTAGCCTTCTTCTTTACCGATGCAGCCATCCCTGCAAACACATTGCGGAAAATTTTCCGTTCTACTGTAGACCAAACATTTAACTGTTTAAGTATAGATAGCGATACTTCCACTAGTGACAGCGCTGTAATTTTAGCCAATGGTTTAGCGGGTGAAGTTCCCGAAGCAGAATTTGCCACTGCGTTGCAAGAAATAGCCCAAGATTTAGTCTTAAAGATTGCCCGTGATGGCGAAGGCGCGACTAAGGTAATAGAGGTAACAGTAGACTCAGCCGCCAACTATACCCAAGCCAAACGAGTCGCCAAAGCCATTGTTAACTCCCCACTAGTAAAAACGGCTGTATACGGTGCAGACCCCAACTGGGGACGTGTAGCAATGGCCATAGGTAAATGTGAAGATGAGCGCGACATTAATCAAGACGAAGTGGTAATTAGATTTGATGACGTGCAAGTATACCCGAATACCTTCCAAGCCGATGATTTGGAAAAACTAAAACAAATCATGTCTAAAGAGAAAGTAGATATTCACGTTAGTCTCAACATTGGCGAAGCCGTGGCTACCGTCTGGGGTTGCGACTTGACAGAAGGTTACGTAGAAATTAACGGCAAGTATTCCACTTGA
- a CDS encoding alr0857 family protein gives MLKLTYTENSFYLECLTLSLEEWVAQRVIFSLRVGHSLCVQPSTASFLLPVDLPGVEALKTEARRTDGGIIDLAVCDADYLEVTLCGSWLSDGSEGADGVFVTTMSDRTEFFLHKLWQEAQYCASVMSE, from the coding sequence ATGCTGAAATTAACTTACACTGAAAACAGCTTTTATTTAGAATGTCTCACCTTGTCCTTAGAGGAATGGGTGGCGCAAAGAGTAATTTTCTCACTAAGAGTGGGTCATAGTTTGTGTGTACAACCTAGCACCGCTTCCTTTTTGCTCCCCGTAGATTTACCAGGAGTAGAAGCGTTGAAGACAGAAGCCAGACGTACTGACGGTGGCATCATTGATTTGGCTGTTTGTGATGCTGACTATTTGGAAGTCACCTTGTGCGGTTCTTGGTTATCAGATGGTTCTGAGGGAGCTGATGGTGTGTTTGTGACTACGATGAGCGATCGCACCGAGTTCTTCCTGCATAAACTCTGGCAAGAAGCCCAATATTGTGCTTCTGTGATGAGTGAATAA